DNA from Prunus persica cultivar Lovell chromosome G6, Prunus_persica_NCBIv2, whole genome shotgun sequence:
ATCTGTTCCTTTAATTCCGATATGTCACTAATCTCGGTCACAAGAGCCTAAATCACTATATAAGTGAGCACTTCATAAAAATCCAGGCCACCGTCGCGGTTTCGATCTAGTTTCGTGAAGAAACTGGGGTCGTTGACGATCCAGCTGTAACCACTTTGCTGCAGAAATTCATAAAACTCTGCGGAGCTGATTCGGCCATCGTTGTTTGTGTCCATGGATTGGAAGAAAGACCATGCCAGACGCTGACGTTCCGGAGAACCATTGGAATAGTAGGCTAAGGCTGCTGCATGTAGTTCTTCCATTTCCATATAGAAGTTAGAACAGTACAGCTATAGCCTATAGGCAGCTTTTCTGttctttggttttcttttttgtaattttggatTATATAAGTACTATATATTAGTACTGACCGAGTCTTATgtttaaataaaatcaaattgctGTTGGGTTGGCATTCTAATTAACAGCTTAATATATATTCCATCAATATTGTATACAATAATGTTAGCGTTTTTAAATCTGTTAATCAAATGATGCGTTGCTTCATATGTCAATATCTTTAGATTTGAGAAAACGTAAAATAACGACATCATTTAGTGAAAAACAATTCGatagtttctttatttttatttttttaatacaagcgataatcaCATAAAAATAATCTTAAATAATGATTCACTCGCTAGTGAGAATAATATTACAGCGGGGTAGAAGAAAAGGGCAAAGACAGAAAGACCAAGACAGAGTCCAAGGAGACTAGAGGTTTGGTTCTCGATGGAGTTAATAATTAAAAGCTCTTTCCTGGCTAGTTGGCTAGTCGCATCCCAAGTCGACTCCCTTATTGTATTTAATACAATCGACAACGAAACTTTACCAACATGGAAAGAAAATAGGACAACTCTGAAAGGGCTTTTTTGTAACATCACATAATTGTGCAGTTGGAAGCCAAAGCTGAAATAGAAAGAGCCGTCTCTAATGATTGAAATGCTTGGTACCATCTATTCTGAAAAGTCGAAAACATATATAAGCAAAAGCATATAAAGCATATTCAGTTAAATTATATATCATGAATCAAAGACTAACTCCTTGCAGCAATTTGGTCCCATAACTAGGTCGTCGTCTTTTTCTTATGTTAAATTATATATcatgattaattaaaatttacgtaatattttattttaaatgtaaacaaaaaacttaaagaaaaaaaattaacatattTAAATCTCATTAATGACAATTatgaattatttataatttttttatataaaaaaaccctcaATATGAAGTTCTATAATCTCAACATCTTGGACGAGTCATGGAAATCAAAAGTGAACTTTTAGTTTATGCTCCCAAAAGTAGCATCATGACttaatttattgtttctttACAAGAGCATGGCTTCCAAAGggtgtaatatatatatatagtaactACGCGTATCCAACACTTTCTTTTTGACTTCCACGATCTTATGAACTAGTTTTTGGTTGTGACAGGAACACCTTCACATAGTAATTTGAGTTGATTTGTTATACCACGTGATGATATTAATTATACAATAATTTTTCCAAAGTGTGTCACAAAATTAAGAGTATTTAACGTTGAAGTATGAAAGTTGTGTCAGTCTTTAAAAGATTTAGAATTTAATTCTTCAGCCATTAATTATCAGTTGATTTTGGATTGGATGCTCAAACCAATCCAACATACAAAAAATACTAGCtcaataaaaaggaaatatatatatatatataattcgcAAGTAAGTATTTTGTATACATAGAAAGACCAAGTCTTTCAATTTCCTGGTTTAGAATGAATCAAAATTAAACTGTttttaaatcttaaaaatttgagaacttgtgggttgttagaaaaaaaataaaaaaacatatatttttttgtttttaataattggggtcttttttagttgttcttgagtttgaggttttaaaaataggattaccaaacatgttttttttgttttggactcaaattctgtttttgagttttaaaaGTTGAATTCAAGTTGAATACCAAACAGGCCCTAAAAGAACAAGACAGTCCGAGTACACGTAGAGAGACCAAACACACAGTCCAAGTGTCTACGTTCCCTATCGATCTGGTTAAATAATTGGCAGTcactttttttcagttttgaaaaGCATTCCTTTTTTTAGCCTTTGCTCAATCCCAAATAAACGAAAAGTATTCCTAATTGAAATTATTCCTTTTTTCAGCCTTTGAACATAAGAGAATTCTTTGCTTCGTCACCACTGGATTTCAAATCCACGGAAACCCAAACCAATCTAGCTATCCAAACACAAACAGGGTGCTTTGAGAAGCAGAAGCACATAATTCCCACCTACAGAGCATGAATACTTCTACAGGCAGCCATATTTCTAAAAGAATCCTCCATAAGATTAGTCACCAACGTTTTGAAGGATATGTATTTAACTATTAGCTAATAATTCTCACCTATCACactcaaataataaaatgaaaaaatatgtatttaacTATTAACTAATAATAGAATCATtataaaaaactaataataaagatgaaattaaagatttcAAGGGATTATGAGAGATtgggtatattatttaagCAAATGTAAAATAGAACAAGTAGTACATACATTTGGAAGCAAGTGATGTTAAGAAAAGTTGAAACACGATTTTAAGCATCGGTATATTTAATCATATATGCTAAAGTAGCATCAATGGCATCGGTAGGCAAAGCCTGACATTTTTGCTGATGTCTTTATATACTTTTAGTctgattatttatataactgATGCCTAATATACTAACAACATCAGTTTTTAGGTTTATCCTATATAGTGTGGTGTAAAGTAAAATTTGGCGTAGTGATAACACATGCCCAAGCATGCCAAGTACATGCCAAATAACTTCATGTCACGCTAATACATTTTTCCTATGCCAATCACCTATCAAGCTCACATGAACCTAAGTAATGTGGTTTATGGGGCTTGTACGAGGGATTGTGGTGTAGAAGGTTACGGAGGTCCACAAGGCCCACGGAAGCTCTTGGATAATGGAGACTTCAGGCTAtctacttgggagcaccaaagtcCAAGTCCATTACTTGGAGTTCTCTAATGTGGATGAGGAAATAAGATATTCTTCAAGCACTTCCTTTTACCCATAGGAAATAGTCATTTTCCAATGCTTAGCTTTACCTGCTAGAAATAAGAATGTCCCACCCTATTACCCGCTAGAAACAAGCCAATTCCAACACTTCCTTTTACTTATAGGAAATAGTCATTTTTCAATGCCTAGCTTTACTTGCTGGAAATAAGAATGTCTCAATGCTCCCTTTTACCCGTTGGAAATAGACTAGCTCCAACACTTCCTTTTACCTATTGGAAACCACAGAGAGCTTTCACCTTCTATAAATTGGGAGGCATTGCCCAGGCAAAACCAACTCCTCTTGGATGTTGCAAGCCTCTCAGCAACCATGAGAACTCACCTTTCTTCAGCTGCTGCAAGCATTCCAGCAACCATCACAGTCATTCTTAAGCCATCAACCTCTATCCTTTGGCTGTTGCAAGCATCTCAGCAACCATCGACCAATTCTCTCGGCTGCTGCAAGCTCCTAACAGCCATCACAACCATCTCTCCTACTTTCTCATCCTTGAACTCCATCATCTTCTCTATAAAGCTTCACCAAACATAACTCCACGCCTTTCCTTTCTCCTTATACTCTACCAAGCTATAAACATCATATCCTTCAAGCCTCAAACTTTTACTTCCATTCTCCTCCTCTTGAAAATCTTAAATCACCATAGCTATAGCTTCAAACAACAAATTCTCAATACCCAAATGCAAGCATATCAAACACCAAGCCAAGCATAagcattctcatttgctaaGCTCATATAATCTCAGTTCAACATCAGCAAATGATCTTCACCCATTTTCAAAGTTGTTGGAAACGTCAACACAAAACACGGAGCCACTGAAAGAACAATAGAGTACTCCTCTAAGACTTGCTTCTCCCTCGAGATGCTTTGAGTCTAGTTCTCGCtaacttaaaaaaataggCAACAAAGACTTGATTCACCACTCTATGGTAGCCCTAAAATGAACAAGCCCGGATAAGCCTTTTGACGAAAAAATACCCCAACAACTATCAAGAATTATCTAACACAAAGCCCAAGCCACAGCAATACAACATAGCCCAAGCACAAGAACGTGATAACACGCGATGCAAAACAACTTCCTTTTAGTGTCAAATCTCGcaacaagcttaagtgggcccaagccacttaATTACATGCTTGGGGCTTGCTGATcgatgtaacaccccgaccccaaatttccccaaattttaccctcatttaattatttaattatttaagggtattttagtcatatttttaaccagagagagtttgggaccgtgacttatatttttggataggtcgtactgagacgagttcacagacacgtagtgggctcgaatcggagttgtaacgagagagatatggtcaaaagaagtccagtggcataatcgtaaatatttcgaaatgggattttttttataaaatctggtttttttctctctctctctctctctctctctctctctctctctcccgcaacttctctctctctcccgtcggcctctcctatctctctcttcgtaactccggccaccggccgcgGCTGCGGACGGGGCCGGTGTCAAAAGAACCGGCTCGACCTCGGCATCACGACCCAGCCCATCCCCGCCATCGGCCGCCGCTCCAGCCGCCGAAAAATGGCGATTTTCGCCCGGATGTCGCCGGAACTtcaacgccgtcgatctccctcctccggccaccaattccgtcgacccaggtatgaattttgaacctctcaagctgctctagctgatggttgtgtaggattagatcgattcttagcgtagacaactcgattttcgaattgaaaatcgaccgaacttcggccgccgtgatcggccatttccggccactttttggggtaggcccaagaacaaaagtgactccaaatagggtgttatacctagggtaggagtttggagccgtggttttgagattttccggcgaagcgttatcgctttgggcacccacgtgctgccggcgcgtgcggcggcgcgtgggcactgtagaaaaatagCACTGtattccgatgagatccttaggttgtcacgagtgcgtaggatttcgcggatctcaattcggacgtcgtttgactatcgaacggatattcgcatattgcgcgttatccaggttcgataggttgggaccgtcggatggtcccaaatttaatatatgttaatctaggtatttctaggatcgtgtaggaattcacggatcgtgaatcggagccccggatgttccgaataataatttaaaatttatattttatattaattgtcagatcgtgcgatcgtgagcaatccgaccgtccgatttgAACCAAACTTGTAGGACAAgcgtcctatacctggtagaacccatagggacctTCAGaccggaaattggaggtcgtgggttctgcaggtccgtttgaccagggttagagtagtttgacccttggtcgaccgtgagtctcccggagtaatctcacctttctagggggATTATCGAgagctagactattgtggagggttacacaatattagaattatttatataattatgtacggttgtacaagggtacaacagagtctagaatgtcagtttggagtgctatacgcactactttaggtacctccccggatgttGGAAttactacaagtaccaccgagtgaaagttaggtcccacttggcgtaggttatccggcgttgggacagacaccatacgtggcgttggttgtaccggcgtatggggagatttgcaatatgatgttcaggtctcacgtggcgtaggttatccggcgttgagacaggccccatacgtggcgttggttgtaccggcgtatggggagctattgtgatattgagttgaggtcgcacgtggcgtaggttatccggcgtatcgacagaccccatacgtggcgttggttgtaccggtgtatggggagatttgtgatatgaaattgaggtcccgcgtggcgtaggttatccggcg
Protein-coding regions in this window:
- the LOC18772663 gene encoding uncharacterized protein LOC18772663, producing the protein MEMEELHAAALAYYSNGSPERQRLAWSFFQSMDTNNDGRISSAEFYEFLQQSGYSWIVNDPSFFTKLDRNRDGGLDFYEVLTYIVI